CCAAAATCCAAAACTAAAAGCAACATATCAACCCAAAATTCTTTGATGATTAAGACAAAGGTGGAAGCATCATCGTAGCAAatgaaaagaattgaaaaaataaaaagtaaattactaAGGGAAAGTGATATACCAGATGCCAATtctgcaattaaaaaaaatcaaaataggaAGTAACTCAAAATGAATGAATTTAAAACAcaaaatcaataaaagaaaTGAGTATACCTTTTTCAAGCCTTTCAACATCATCAAGCAGATAAGGGGCAATAACTTCCACCgtatagaaattatatttttactgaTTAACAGAAATTATAAATCCACATATAAAGCACATAAGGGGCAATAACTTCCACCATTAATTCCATAATCAAAACCatcatatatatagaattgCCCAAATTTTAGGGCTCATATACTGATAGTGATGCGGATTGATAATTGTGATTGATTAATGAATAACGTAGAGTTCACAGAGACAATATAGAAGTACAATAAGATTCTAAGATAACTACAACTACTAGAGTCCTAATACTACCCCCAAGCTCAAGGTGGAGTAGAAACATTGAGCTTGTCTCGCAAAGTAGTGAACCGAGGACCCGCCAAAGGCTTAGTGAACATATCAACCAACTGGTCCTTCGTCGAAATGAAATGAACCTGCAACTCCTTCTTAGCAACCTTATCACGGACGAAATGATAGTCAATCTCAACATGCTTCGTCCGAGCATGAAAGACGGGGTTCGCACACAAGTAAGTAGCCCCcagattgtcacaccaaagaGTCGGAGGCTCAGAAGAATCAAGACCAAGCTCTCGAAGCAGAGAAACAAGCCATGTCACCTCAGCAGACACATAAGCCAATGCCTTATATTCGGCCTCCGTCGAAGATCGAGCAACTGTACGTTGTTTGCGACAAGTCCAAGAAATAAGATTACCACCAAAGAACACAGCAAATCCACTTGTTGACTTCCGGTCAGCAGGATCACCAGCCCAATTCGAGTCAGAAAAGGCATGAATTTCCACCGAATCAGACTTATGAACACAAAGACCATAGTGAAGAGTACCCTTCACATAACGAAGTACACGCTTGAGCATAGCCCAATGCACAGTGGAAGGCGCATGCATAAACTGACACAGTCTGTTCACCACAAAGGACAAGTCAGGCCGTGTCACAATAAGATACTGAAGAGCTCCGACAAGACTGCGGTATTGAGTAGGATCTGCATAGGGAACACCATCATCAGTACTATCACGAGTCAAGGACACCGGAGTGACAAACGACTTGCAATCAACCATGCCAGCCCTCTTCAGAATATCACGCATGTACCGTTGCTGAGACAAAAGCATCCCAGATTGCAGAGGAGCAGTCTCAATCCCAAGAAAGAACGTAGGAGCACCCATATCCCGAACCTTGAATTCAGTTGCCATCCGGGCCACAAGACCGAGACCCGTGTCGAATCAGACCCCATCACCAGgatgtcatccacataaacaagtaaatagaGCTGCACGGAATCacggaaataaaaaataatgaaacgTCAGTCTACGATGGAGTAAAGCCAACTGAAACAAGGAAAGTATGAAGGCGTGTAAACCACGCCCGGGGTGCCTGTTTCAGACCATAAAGAGACCTCTGCAATAAGCACACATGACCCGGAGCTTTGTCCTCGTAACCCGGAGGCTGCCGCATATAAACCGTTTCCGCAAGAGTACCATTCAGAAATGCGTTGTGAATGTCCAGTTGACGAATAAACCAGTCACGAGATACTGCCAGAGAAAGTAGCAGACGAACAGTGGTCGGCTTAACCACGGGGCTGAAGGTCTCAAAGAAGTCCTGACCCGCAACCTGGTTGAACCCCTTTGCTACCAACCTAGCCTTATGACGCTCAACCGAACTATCGACTTTCCTCTTCGTTCGGAACACCCATTTGCACCCAACTACATTCATTCCATGTAAAAAATGGAACCAACTTCCAGGTGTGATTATGCAGTAGTGCATTAAATTCAAGATCCATCGCCTGTCTCCACTCAGGATACAAAACAGCTTGTGAATAACAAGTAGGTTCAGGAACACCAACCTGAGTAGACAAGGCAACCAAATGATCATCAGACTGAGACTGCCCACGTAGAGTCATAGCATGAGTGCGAACATTGGGCCGCTTTATACGACGACCACGAGCAAACTTACGTGAGACAACCTCCGTAGTAGCTTGAAAACCCAAATCAGTAAGAGTACGGGAGGAGGACTCATGCGAGGCTTAGACCGGTTGAGAGCCACGATCCACACGCGGCACAGGCGAGCTGGGAACAGCAACATCACCAACACCCCACGGCAAATCACCAGTCGGACCAGCACCCTGCTTAGGCACAGAAGTAGCAAACGGATAAACGGcttcatcaaaccgcacatgacGGCAGATAAAGACCTTATTAGTAGCAAGATCCATATAACGATAGCCACGAAAAGACGGGGGATAACCGAGAAAGACACACAGAGTGGAACGAAACTGTAGTTTATTCCTATTATAGGGACGCAACAGAGGAAAACACAGACAACCGAACATACGTAAGAATGAGTAAGATGGAGGAGAACGATGCAAGAGAAAATGAGGACTTTCATCGTTCAAAACCCGAGTAGGCATTTTATTAATAAGATTAACCGTTGTTTCAAACGCGTAACCCCAAAAACGACTTGGAACCGAAGCCTGCGCCATTAACGCAACTATATGCCGATGACGGCGTTCTACTCGACCATTTTGCTCGTGTGTATAGGCACACGACTGCCTGTGATTAATGCAGAACACGACCGTGAGGGTGACCCAACCGATTGTGCCAAAGTGTAGATGAAGCACGAGCGGCAACCAGTGCAGCTGGACTCGAACGCGAAACCGGCCACGAGTATAAACCGCCCGAGGCTGGACCTCTAAATAGAACCTCCTTGGTCAAAAGGTccttctgtaacaccccaattttcacatctcgGATTTATtgcaaaatccctaataatacattgcggaagcatctaaccagcagaaaactgggtgttacaaattggtatcagagctttagGTTGTTAAATCCTTGTTATGGGCAATAGAGTTTGGTAAGCTCTGTTACATAGTGGAGatcagagcttaggatttgaggTCCTTGTTATCGATAATAGAATTGGGTATGCTCTGTTACAAAGTGAAATCAGAGCATAAGGTAATAAGGTTTTGGAAATATGCTCTGTTACAGAGTGAAATcggagcttaaggttataagttggtattaaggcggttcgaatctttggaggttagattggagcctaagctgtgaaatttttgtaagttgTGAAACCTTGGATaacaagaaggaagtttcgaggacgaaaccctttttaaggggggtagagtgtaataccccgtattttcctaacattattattttatcctaaggcgttgacatccataagttatgatcttcagatatttcaaaagaatttttataagtgagtatagttgttattaagctgcgatcgtacgtcctggtcacgaaccgtaaaaattttaggaactagtgttcggacccgtttgtcttaggaaatggatttttagacaccatactattattctggaatttcctatttaattagattagcccataacagctaaaatttatttgtgatcgtacatcgcgaaatttcgcggtgtaccgaacgtagtccaattttgagtttcagtctgagataaatttttagtttcggaattattcctatttaaattatttcctaccgaattatatctgttttgacccttaccagtccaattgaagatatttttcttgagttaccataagattttgacacttgtcaccatttctagccacatgttattatttaattaattcttgaagatgatccaaataatgtggcttatcctacaagctccctcatataatatataagctttgtctttaattttttttccatttcccttcaaattgccgaaatcaaagagagagagagaaagtgtgatcatcttcatcttcttcaccatttttcctccattaaagcttgcttccatagccaagtttcttcgcaagtgtcaaactattcggtaaaacttcgattttattcggtggaaagctttgtttttcctcctagagcatgaatctaagcttaagttcttaatatttgttgttatggtgttgattttgatcttagggttttgagtaaattgggggaaaagatccaaaattcatcctacggtgttaatatactctcaaggaggtaaggaatccctttaattggttgaggttgtttgaaactagataattgatagctatgTTATGGTTTGAGGTTAACTTGTGAACTTGAaaacctatgtgttatgtgaagaTTATGCCTTATTTGTGTAGTAAGAATATGataggaatatatatactagaaaggagagaaattatgtatctatgtatatatatatatgtgtgtatggcGTGTGGGTGTAGATATGTAAGTGTGGgtgtcgtgtatatatatatagatataggtgtgtgtgtgccgaaatagttatatatatatatgtgtaaataCATGGTAAAATGTCACTTTGTGTATAGtatgtggtatgtataaaccataattatatatgtttaaagtAAGAAGAGTATTACTATGTAGTGAGGCATATGTGTTATGTAGGAagtgttacatatgtgtgaacttataaatagtataagaAGTAAAAGTATGcgcttgtaaagaataaatatattttacgtgttatgcctatgttaaggttgggaagtgtatatgttatatgcattgagatgtatgtgtcaaatatgacACTTATGTGAAAgatgtggagttgaaagtgtagagtagttacacttgaattatttttgtgaaaggttgttagtgAATTATCCAagtgttttgcaaaagaaaaggagaattttgaattgggttaaaaggagaattaatttccgagtattggaattgactcaagtatgtccaaaatattttcaaagcaagaaaagggaaaaggtggaaaaatgttttcaaaccttagttctagtaaaagtggtgaaggaccttgtcttgtagcctacgggacagagagcttaaagtgcctttccgtatggtggttatgttattgtatgaccagttcatactgtgggcgaagtctattcgccgagtactatatcacccggaaggaaaagggtctcctgcgggggtgtgcacacttaagtatagtcactctattttcgggtaggggtcgttcttatgaacctagtgaggctagctaggaatcattccaaagctcctataagtccaggggatcagtattagaccgggcgatgaccactgaacccgagttgaacgatccaagtggtcagtcaaagtggagaaaggatactctgaggcctcacactcactttctatctaggaccaagtggatttttaaatatgaatgtagttacgctgtagctacggaaaggagatATGTGACAAGTagtgaaaatacccaaaggttgtgggtgatctctctttgaaaggtgaaaagtgatgagaattccCTTTTGAGGGAAAGTTTTTGCAAATAAAGTGATTGAGAGCAAGGTgtggaatttgtgtttttccattacttgcttGCATGCCTAAATGTTTAGCCTTATATTCTTTGGGTGAGTAAATGATCTTcaaatgacctcgtctagagggaaaatgattcaagatgatgttgaattttgcctaatatgtgtgcaagttgccatttataactgttgcaggtagagtCCCTgctgatgagtaaggtatagggtttccatgtcaaaagttttaccaaaacctttatttagttttgaatgacccatggatatccttacttagccgtcgtgctaactacacttcaatgtgttttctgttaacagatgttgtaTAGGGTGGGTTCCtatagcccgatgagctctgaataggatgtaagttgaggttgaggactactctatcctagaatagacaccatggaagaattatttccatatgtattaagttggaatattgatgtggttatttgatgttgtaagtttagccttagcgtttgggtataggagagatacctaagcgtggcggtaacacccagttttctgctggttagatgcttctgcaatgtattattagggattttgcaATAAATCcgagatgtgaaaattggggtgttacaccttcacaagaaaataattgggatgaaactcaaaaagaCTCGATTTTCACTAGCAAATTGTTGGACAGACAACCCAGGAACATGCATAACATCAGACAAACTAAAACACCTATCAGAAGCAGCTAACGAAGTAGAACCAATGCTATAAATAGGTATACTGTTACCGTTGCCGACCCGTAGAGAATCGGACCCAGAATAGCTCGCCGCCGAAGTCATTAAGGACGGATCGGGTGTGGCATGGTGCGACGCACCTGTGTCCAGAAACCAGTGTTGGGAAGCCACCAAACCAGCATCATCAGCAGCACCGTGGAATGCCATATGAGCTTGCGGGTTCGGACCACCATTATAGCGGCGGTAGCAGGTTAGAGCGGAGTGACCGGCACCATCACAAATCTGACAGCGGACTCCAACGCAACCTCGACCACGACCACGCTCACGCTGCCGGCCACCACGCGCACCACCGCGATGCGACTACTGCGAACCACCAAATCTACCCCCACGCCTAGCGGCCATGGCCACCTGCGATGCGGCCTCAGGGACATCCTCAGCGCAAATAAATTCCTGCGCAACTAAGAAATCAGATAACTCACTCAGTGTTACCGGCGAACCTCGCGTCAACGGAGCAACTAGCGGGCGGAATTCGGGACGAAGACCACGAAACACGTACAAGTTCTGATCATCTAGTGACACCGAACGGCCGGCCAACGTGAGGTCTTCGATCAACACCTGTGCTCGACCAATGTAGTCTGAAATGGACGCATCACCCTGCCTTAACGCTTGCAACTGACCAAGAAGATGTAGAGCACGGGCACGAGTCGCTGACGCCAGCGATTGTTCAACTAAAAGCCACAGTTGCCTCGCCGTTGTGCGGCCGACTGCCAGATGCATAGTCTTCTCAGATAACGAGGAGATGATGAGGGAcaggaccgcctgatcttgaCGGAGCC
This portion of the Ipomoea triloba cultivar NCNSP0323 chromosome 5, ASM357664v1 genome encodes:
- the LOC116020179 gene encoding uncharacterized protein LOC116020179 → MATEFKVRDMGAPTFFLGIETAPLQSGMLLSQQRYMRDILKRAGMVDCKSFVTPVSLTRDSTDDGVPYADPTQYRSLVGALQYLIVTRPDLSFVVNRLCQFMHAPSTVHWAMLKRVLRYVKGTLHYGLCVHKSDSVEIHAFSDSNWAGDPADRKSTSGFAVFFGGNLISWTCRKQRTVARSSTEAEYKALAYVSAEVTWLVSLLRELGLDSSEPPTLWCDNLGATYLCANPVFHARTKHVEIDYHFVRDKVAKKELQVHFISTKDQLVDMFTKPLAGPRFTTLRDKLNVSTPP